GGCGACCTGATGGCCCGGGTGGTCCAGCTCTACCAGTACCAGTTCGACAACAAGGAGATCGCGGTCGAGACCGACATCGGCGAGCGGGCCGGCCACGTCCGCGGCGATCGCGACAAGCTGCTGCTGGTCCTGCGCAACCTGATCCAGAACGCCGCGCAGTACGCCACGCCCGGCGGCCGCGTGAAGATCTCGGCGGCGCGGGTCGGCGACGGCGTCGAGGTGTCCTTCGTCAACCCGGCGGCGGGGATCGGGGCGCAGGATCTCGACCTGATCTTCGAGCGCTTCCACCGGGCCGAAAAGTCGCGCTCGCGGGACAGCGGCGGCGCCGGCATCGGCCTGTCGATCGTCAAGGAGCTGGTCGAGGCCCACGGCGGGCGCATCGGCGCCGGCAGCCAAGGCGGCGAGGTGCGCATCTGGTTCACCCTGCCGGCCTGAGCCGCCGAAAACCTCCCGCGCCCTTGATCATGGTCATCCTTCGACAAGCTCAGGATGAGGGTAAGTGCTTGAAACATTTCGCCCTCACCCTGAGCCTGTCGAAGGGTGATGGTGCCAGCCTAGAACCTATTCGGCAGCCTTCTGGGAGCGTCCCGCCAGGCAATCTTTACACAAACTTTAAGCGGTCTTTATCGCGGCCTTAAGCATGCGCGCGAGGCTCGCCCACCTGTAGTACGCGCGTCCGGCGCAAATCTTAAGAGACAACCGCTTTTCACACGAGGTGATCCATGTCCAAGACCAAGCGCACCAACCTCAAGGATACCGTCGTCGTCCTCAGCGCGGCCATGGCGCTGGCCGGCGCCACGGCCCTGCCGACCGCGGTCAGCGCAGCCGGCGGCGGCGTGCTCCAGCTGGCCGCCTGCAACCCCTGCAATCCCTGCGCCGGGGCCAACCCCTGCAACCCGTGCAACCCCTGTGCCGCGGCCAATCCCTGCAATCCCTGCGCGGCGGCCAATCCCTGCAACCCCTGCGCCGCGGCGAGCCCCTGCAACCCCTGCAACCCCTGCGCGGCGGCCAACCCCTGCGCCGCCAACTGATCGGGCGGCAGGCCAGTTACGTACTATTGGGTTGGCGGCGTGCGTGCCGGATGGTCCCGCGAGGGATCGTTCGGCCGGCGCCGCTGCGGCTATCAGGGGGTGAAATCGGTAACCGTATTGGGGCAAGCTGGCGACAACGCAAAATCGTGAGGTGAGAGATGTTGGTGCGGATCAAGCGCGGCTGGGAACTGCCGGAACGGGCCGCGACCCCGGAATCGCTCTATTTGAATCGCCGCAGCCTGGTCAGGGGCCTGGCCGCAGGCACGATCCTCGGCGCGACCTCGGGCCTCCTGGCCGCCTGTGACGAGGCGCCGGCGCCGACCGCGCAGGCCTCCGAGCCCGATCCTTCGGCCTCTCTCTACCCGGTCCAGCGCAACCTGCGCTACCGGCTCGACCGCGAGATCACGCCGGAGAGCGATGCCACGACCTATAACAATTACTACGAGTTCGGCTCGTCCAAGACGATCTGGAAGAAGGCCCAGGCGCTGCCGATCCGGCCCTGGACCGTGACCCTTGACGGCCTGGTCGAGCAGCCGATCGAGATCGAGATCGACGACCTTCTGGCCAAGATGCCGCTCGAGGAGCGGCTCTACCGCCATCGCTGCGTCGAGGCCTGGGCCATGGCCGTGCCCTGGAGCGGCTTCCCGCTAAAGGCGCTGGTCGACTTCGCCCGGCCGCTTTCGGGCGCCCAATACGTCAAGATGTACACCTTCCTGGACCCTGAGGTGGCGCCCGGGCAGAAGACGCCCTGGTACCCCTGGCCCTACGTCGAGGGCCTCTCCATGGCCGAGGCGACCAACGAGCTCGCCTTCATCGCCACCGGGATCTACGGCAAGCCCATGCCCAAGCAAAACGGCACGCCGCTGCGCCTGGCGGTGCCCTGGAAGTACGGCTTCAAGGCGATCAAGGGCCTGGTGCGCTTCGAGTTCACCGCCGAGCGCCCCAAGAGCTTCTGGGAGACCATCCAGGGCAAGGAATACGGCTTCTGGGCCAACGTGAACCCGGAAGTCGCCCACCCGCGCTGGAGCCAGGCGACCGAGCGGATGCTCGGCTCCGACGAGCGGGTCCCCACCCTGCTCTACAACGGCTACGAGGAATACGTCGCCGACCTCTACAAGGGCATGGAGAACGAGCGGCTCTTTATGTAGCCGCACCGCATCCCCCTCGCCGCCGGTTCGCCGCCGGGCGGCAACGAAGAGGCCGCGCGTCCCCCGGGACGGGCGGCCTTCTGCTTTCGGCGCCCTTTACCTTCATGAAAGGCCCGCCTCTCTAGTCTCCAAGCGCCGACCTCAAACGAACCGCGGCCATGAGATCGAGCGAAGCCCTGGACAGGGCCCAGAGATACAGCACCAGCAGGCCCTTCCTCTTCGCCGGCACCTACTGGGCCATCGTCGGCATCGTCCTGGCCCTGCTGTTCCATGGGTTCAAAGTCAGCAGTGCGGCTGCTGACGGCGATTTCAGCCCCATGACCTTGGCTTTGGCGCTGCTTATCGGTGCCGCTTCCATATTCGGCATCAGTTTCTATCTCTGGCTCTACCTGACGAACCCCTATCGCTTGCGCGATGAAATGGAGATCTATCACGCGCTCAGACTGATCGCCCTGCTCGGGTTCGGTGCAATCATTTTGATCGCGATGCTGGTCTTCCATTTTGGCGGTTGAACGCCAAGTAGGCTGGTGAAGCACCCGCGGAGGAAGCGCAGAACCAGCGCCCCCTCACGAAAGCTCGGTTTCGCCAACTGCCGGGGCTGCCCTCGGGCAACGCCAGGCACTTTCCGGAGAAGATCCCTTGCGCACTCTCGTCTTAACCACCGTATTGCTCGTGCTCGCCGCCTGCGAACATTTGCCAGAGCGGCAGCCGGACAAGGTCAAGACTCGGACGGTAGAGGCGTCGAAGGAGACCCGGATTTGGGCCCACGGGCGCTGGAAGCGGGGGACGGCGGACAAGTGCTTCGCCAAGCGCATTGAGGTGAAGCTGGTCGAGCAGCCAGCCCACGGCAAGGTCCGGCTCAAGCCGGTCGAGCGCAAACCCCGGAGCTGCGCGAACCGGGTCGAGCATCTCGGCATCTTCTATACCGCCAAGGCGGGCTATAGCGGCGCCGACAGCTTCTCCTACCTGAGGGTCAATCCCGACAGCGGCAGAAGTCAGCTCTATCTGATCAAGCTCAAGATCGCGCAGGGCTACAGCCCGGCCCTTGTGCGGGAGATCCAGCGCCTGCTGGCCGCGCAGGGCTACCAGCCCGGCCCGGCGGACGGGCAGATGGGCCCCAAGACCCGCGGCGCGATCAGGGCCTTCGAAGCGGCCAAAGGCTTGAAGACCACTGGCGAGCCGTCCGAGGCTCTGGTCCAGCGGCTGCGCGACGAGAGCTAGAGCGGATCATGTCTCGACAGAAAGGTCTGCGGTTCCGGCAAGACATGTGAACCTCGGCCGCTCGTCATTCGCCGGGCCGAGACGAAGCCGCCAAACACACCAGCCAACACCCTGGCCACCACTCTCGCAAAAAAAAATTGCCCCTAGGGAAACCCTAGGGGCAAGTTGAACAGGGAGGCTTCACGTCTGGGAGACGTAGGGTCCGAAGACCCCATCCAGGCCTTGCACCTGGATCTCGGATGGCGCGTCGCTGACCTCTCTTGTCGCGCTCTGGCGCCGAAACTCGTTCATGCTGCAATGCAGCATTGATGGAAAGATAAGTCACCCGGCCGCCAAGTCCAACCCCAAAACGACAGGGGAGCCATGCAAATTCTGCATAGCGTATAATTTACGTCGAATCGGAAGGGTTGGATCTCTATAGAATCAGCGTGTTGATACGGCACCGCCGGGCCTCAGAACTTCGATTCGGCTATCTTGCGCAGCAGGAAATCCCGGAACACGGCGGTCCGCTTCGAGGTCCTGAGCTCCTCCGGATAGACGAAATAGGTGTCGATCTGGGGGCCTTCCAGCTCGGGCAGCACGGTCACCAGGTCGTTGCCGTCCTGCACCATGAACTCCGGCAGGGCGCCGAGGCCGGCGCCGCTCTGCACCGCGCGCATGACGGCGTAGACGTTGTTGACCGTCATGGCGGGGCGCCGCAGGTGGTTGTCCTTGCGGCCGATCCTGAGCAGCCAGTTGACGTCGGGCACCGGCGGGCGGGTGTCGTGGCCATAGACGATGATGCTGTGTTCGTCGAGCTCCTCGGGCGCGGCCGGCAGGCCGTTCTTCTTGAGGTAGCTGGCCGCCGCGTAGATGTGCATGTGCATGGTCAGCAGGTGGCGCTGGATCAGGTCGGCCTGGCGCGGCGGCGAGAGCCGGATCGCCACGTCGGCCTCGCGCATGGCGAGATCGAGCTCCTTGTCGGTCAGGATCAGGTGGACCTCGATCTCGGGGTAGACCTCGATGAACTCGCGCATCCGGGGCGCCAGCCAGGTCGAGCCGAAGGCCACCGTGGTGCTGATCTTGAGCGGCCCCTTGGGCCGGTCCTTGCTCTCGGTCAGCTGGGCCTCGGTCATGGCCAGCTTGCCGAAGACCTCGTGAGCCGTACGGTAGAGCAGCTCGCCCTGCTCGGTCAGCATCAGGCCGCGGGCGTGGCGGTGGAACAGCGGCACCTTCAGGCTGTCCTCGAGCGCCGAGATCTGCCGGCTGACCGCCGACTGGCTGAGGTTCAGCCGGTCGCCGGCGTGGGTGAAGCTGCCGGCCTCGGCCACCGCGTGGAAGATCCGCAGCTTGTCCCAGTCCATCATCGTGTTCGAACCTTCGGCGGGGCGCGGCCCCGCCCGTCCAAGGAGGTTACTGCCCCAGAAGTTATTGGGCGGCCTGCACGGCCGACGCTTCCTGCTCGGCGAGGAAGCGCTCCGCCTCGAGCGCGGCCATGCAGCCCATGCCGGCCGCGGTCACGGCTTGGCGGTAGACCTTGTCGCGCACGTCGCCGGCGGCGTAGACCCCGGGCACGGCGGTCGCCGTCGAATCCGGCGCGGTCAGGATGTAGCCCTCGGCGTCCATCTCCAACTGGCCCTTGAACAGCTGGGTGGCGGGGTCGTGGCCGATCGCGATGAACAGGCCGTCCGCCGGGAGCTCGCTGGTCGCGCCGCTCGCCACGTCGCGCAGGCGCACACCGGTCACGGCCGGCGGCTCGCCGCCGCCCAGCACCTCGTCGACCACGTGGTTCCAGACCAACTCGACCTTGTCGTTGCGGAACAGCCGATCCTGCATGATCTTCTCCGCGCGCAGGCTGTCCCGGCGGTGGATCAGGGTCACCTTGGACGCGAAGTTGGTCAGGAAGAGCGCCTCCTCCACGGCGGTGTTGCCGCCGCCGACGATCGCCACCTCCTTGCCCCGGAAGAAGAACCCGTCGCAGGTCGCGCAGGCCGAGACGCCGGCCCCGCGCAACCGGGTCTCGCTCTCCAGGCCGAGCCAGCGGGCCTGGGCGCCGGTCGCGATCACCAGGGTCTCGGCCAGATAGCGGTCGCCGGAGTCGCCCAGGCAGCGGAACGGGCGCCGGCTCAGGTCGACCTCGACGATGGTGTCAAACAGCATGGTCGTGCCGACGTTGCCCGCCTGCGCCTTCATCTGGTCCATCAGCCAGGGGCCCTGGATGGCCTCGGCGAAGCCCGGGTAGTTCTCGACGTCGGTGGTGATCGAGAGCTGGCCGCCGACCTGCAGGCCCTCGACCAGCATGGGCGAGAGGTTGGCCCGCGCGGCGTAGATCGCGGCGGTATAGCCGGCCGGCCCCGAGCCCAGGACCAGGACCTTGCTGTGATGTTCTTGCGTCATGGAGGACTTCCCGCGCGATGCCAGGCAGAGGCTGAATGTAGATAGGCGGCTCGCGGCCCGCAAGGGAGCGATTGGCGGCACGGCGGGCCTTGGCCGCTCGACCACCTCTGGGTAATATCGTTTCGCTGGACCGCGTCGATAAGCACGAACCTTACCGGGAGACCCCTCCATGCGCCGCGTCAAGCTCGACCGCATCGATGTTCGGATCCTCAAGGACCTGCAGGATGACGGCCGCATCACGAACGTCGAGCTTGCCAGCCGCGCCGGCATTTCGGCGCCGCCCTGCCTGCGCCGGGTCCGGGCCCTCGAGGAGGCGGGCTATATCACCGCTTATCACGCCCAGCTCGATCCGGAGAAACTGGGCTTCGAGGTGATGTTCTTCGCGCTGGTCGGCCTCGACAGCCAGGCCGAGCAGGTACTCAAGGAGTTCGAGGCGATGGCCGAGAGCTGGCCCGAGATCCGCGAGTGCCACATGGCGCGCGGTCCCCACGACTTCGTGCTCAAGATCGTGGCCAACAACACGGCCCACGAGAACGAGCTGACCACACGGCTGACGGCGGCGCCCCACGTCGCCACGGTCCAGACCATGCAGGTGATCCGTACGGCCAAGGACCAGCCGGGCGTACCCCTGGATCCGGAGTCGGTGCCGCTCGAGGCGTAACGAAGTGTACGGGCCGGGAGCTGCGGCGCGCTAGACGTACGCGACCTTGAGAATCTCGTAGCTCTTCTCGCCCTTGGGCGTGTTGACCTCGACCGAATCGCCGACCTGCTTGCCGATGATGGCGCGCGCCAGGGGGGCGGTGATCGCCAGGCGGCCGCCCTTGACATCAGCCTCGAGCTCGCCGACCAGCTGGTAGCGGATCTTCTCGTCGGTGTCCTCGTCGACCAGGGTCACGGTGGCCCCGAACTTGACCGTGTCGCCGGAGAGCGTGGCGATATCAATCACCTCGGCCCGGGCCATCTTGTCCTCGAGCTCGGCGACGCGCCCCTCGATGAAGCTCTGCCGCTCGCGGGCCGCATGATACTCGGCGTTCTCGGAGAGGTCGCCGTGCTCGCGCGCCTCGGCGATCGCCCGGATGACTTCCGGCCGCGCTACGCTCTTAAGGTGCTTCAACTCTTCTTCCAGACTGGCCCAACCCTGGGCCGTCATAGGGACTTTATCTCCCATGCGTATGTACTCGAATTCCGTGCGTTCCACAGTGAGGTGGGCGACGCCTGGGCGGAGGGCCAGGGCGTCGTCGGGTCAGAATGACCCCATAAAGTAAGATTGCAGCGGCGCAACTTCAAGCTGGCCGCTCCTGAGCGCCGAAATCGCCTCGACCGCGGCGGCCGCTCCAGCCACGGTCGTGTAATAGGGTATCTCTCCCAGGAGCGCCGTGCGCCGCAGGCTGAAGCTGTCGGCGATCGACTTGGCGCCCTCGGTCGTGTTGATCACGAGATCGACCGTGCCGGACTTCATCGCGTCCACGATGTGCGGCCGGCCTTCGTGCACCTTCTTTACGGTCGAGGACGTGAGGCCCTGGCGGGCAAGATAGGCGCCGGTACCCGAGGTCGCCATCACCTCGAACCCCATCTCGATCAGGCGGGCGGCGAGCGGCGCGATCGCCGCCCGGTCGTCGGTCTTGACCGAGATGAACACCGTGCCGCCCTGCGGCAGGGCGACCCCCGCGCCGATCTGGGCCTTCAGGAAGGCGCTGGCGAAATCCCGGTCGAGGCCCATGACCTCGCCGGTCGACTTCATCTCCGGGCCGAGCACCACGTCGACGCCGGGGAAGCGGGCGAAGGGAAAGACCGCTTCCTTGACCGCGACGTGGTCGACCCGCGACCGTGCCAGGTTGAAGTCCGCCAGCTTGCCGCCGGCCATGAGGCGCGCGCCGATCTTGGCGATCGGTACCCCCGTCGCCTTGGCGACGAAGGGAACGGTACGGCTGGCGCGAGGGTTCACCTCGAGAATGAAGATCTCCTCGCCGCGCACGGCAAACTGAATGTTCATCAGGCCCACGACGCCCAGGCCCCCGGCCAGCAGGCGGGTCTGGTGCTCGATCTGTTCGACGACCGCCGGCGGAATCGTGTGTGGCGGCAGGGCGCAGGCCGAATCCCCGGAATGGATGCCGGCCTCCTCGATATGCTCCATGACACCGGCGACCGCCACCTCGGTCCCGTCGGACAGGGCGTCGACGTCGATCTCGATCGCACCGCGCAGATAGCTGTCGATCAGCACCGGGTTCCGCCCGGAGACCTTGACCGCCGAGCCGATGTAGCGGTCGAGCTGTTGGGGATCGTGCACGATCTCCATGGCCCGGCCGCCCAGCACGTAGGACGGCCGGATCAGCACCGGGTAGCCGATCGCCTCGGCCACGGCCCGCGCCTCCTCGGCCGAGGTCGCCGTCCCGTTGCTCGGCTGTTTCAGGCCGAGGCGCGAAAGCAGGGCCTGGAACTGCTGGCGGTCCTCGGCCAGGTCGATGGCGTCGGGCGAGGTGCCGAGGATCGGGATGCCGGCCCGCTCCAGGGCCTTGGCCAGCTTCAGGGGAGTCTGTCCGCCGTATTGCACGATCGCCCCGAGGAGGCGGCCGCGGCCGCCCTCGACCCGGGCGATCTCGCCGACCGCCTCGGCGGTCAGCGGCTCGAAGTAGAGCCGGTCCGAGGTGTCGTAGTCGGTCGAGACGGTCTCCGGGTTGCAGTTGACCATGATCGTCTCGATACCGGCCTCGCGCAGCGCATAGGCCGCGTGGACGCAGCAGTAGTCGAACTCGATCCCCTGGCCGATCCGATTCGGACCGCCGCCGAGGATGATCACCTTGTCCCGCTCGCTGGGCTCGGCCTCGCACTGCGGCCCGTCGGCGCCGCCGGGCTCGTAGGCCGAGTACATGTAGGGAGTGAGCGAGGGAAACTCGCCGGCACAGGTATCGACCCGCTTGTAGACCGGCACCACGCCGAGCTCACGCCGCCGCCGGGCGACCTCGGCCTCGTCGAGGCCGGACAGCTCGGCCAGGCGGGCGTCGGAGAAGCCGAGCTGCTTAAGGCGGAACAGACCCTCCCGCTCGGCCGGCAGGCCGTCCCGGGCGACCTCGGCCTCGACCGCCACCAGGTCGCGCAGCTGCTCGAGGAACCAGGGGTCGAAACCGGTAACGGCCCGGATCTCGTCGAGCGTCAGCCCGAGGCGAAAGGCCTGGGCCGCGATCAGGAAGCGCTCGGGCACCTGGCGCGAGAGCAGGCTCTTGACGCTGTCCTTGTCGACCCGGCCCTCGGCGTCGTGCACGCCCTCGAGGGCGACCTCGTTCAAGCCGGTCAGGCCGGTCTCCATCGAGGCCAGGGCCTTCTGCAGCGACTCGGAGAAGCAGCGGCCGATCGACATGGCTTCGCCGACCGACTTCATCGAGGTGGTCAGGACCGGCTCCGCGCCGACGAACTTCTCGAAGGTGAAGCGCGGGATCTTGGTCACGACGTAGTCGATCGTCGGCTCGAAGGACGCCGGCGTGACCCCGGTGATGTCGTTGTCGAGCTCGTCCAGGACGTAGCCGACGGCCAGCTTCGCCGCCACCTTGGCGATGGGAAAGCCGGTCGCCTTGGACGCCAGGGCCGAGGAGCGGGAGACCCGCGGGTTCATCTCGATGACGACCAGCTCGCCGTCCTCGGGGTTGACGGCGAACTGGACGTTGGACCCGCCGGTGTCGACGCCGATCTCGCGCAGGCAGGCGATCGAGGCGTTGCGCAGGCGCTGATACTCCTTGTCGGTCAGGGTCAGCGCCGGGGCGACGGTGATCGAGTCGCCGGTGTGGACGCCCATGGGATCCAGGTTCTCGATCGAGCAGACGATGATGCAGTTGTCCGCGCAGTCGCGGACGACCTCCATCTCGAACTCCTTCCAGCCCAGCACCGACTGCTCGATCAAAACCTTGCCGACCGGGGAGGCACGCAGGCCGCCGGAGACGATGCCGTCGAACTCCTCGCTGTTGTAGGCGATGCCGCCGCCCGTGCCGCCCAGGGTGAAGGAGGGCCGGATGATCGCCGGCAGCCCGACGTGGTCGAGCGCGGCCCGGGCCTCGTCGAGGGATTTGACCAGCGTGGAGCGCGGACTCTTCAGGCCGATCTTGTCCATGGCCTCGCGGAACAGCTGGCGGTCCTCCGCCTTGTCTATGACGTCCGCCTTGGCGCCGATCATCTCCACGCCGTGGGCCGCCAGCACGCCGCTGCGCTCCAGCGTCAGGCCGGTATTGAGCGCGGTCTGCCCGCCCATGGTCGGCAGCAGGGCGTCCGGCTTCTCCCGCTCGATGATGCGGGCCACCACGTCCGGCGTGATCGGCTCGACGTAGGTCGCATCGGCCAGTCCCGGGTCGGTCATGATGGTCGCCGGGTTGGAGTTGACCAGGATGACCCGGTAGCCCTCCTGCTTGAGGGCCTTGCAGGCCTGAGCGCCGGAATAGTCGAACTCGCAGGCCTGGCCGATCACGATCGGTCCCGCGCCCAGTATCAGTATGGACTCGAGGTCGCTGCGCTTGGGCATCTAAGCTCCGAAAATGCCGTCCCGCGCGGGCGCCGGCGACCGGCCTGGGCGGAACGGGCGCTGTTTTGCCACGAGCGGCGGTGCGATGAAAGCCCGGAAAGCGCCAATCGCCCCCAAAGCGGGCGCCGCGGCGCCCGTGTCAGGAGTCTTGCCGGCGCCGCCACGTGCCCCCTGGCGCCGGCTCCCCCGGAAGCCCTATATAACCGCCATGACCAGTCCCGTGCTGCAACCCCTGGCGGACAAGCAGGCGCTCTACAGCGCCGGCGGCACCGACTTCGCGCTGACTTCGGAGTTCCAGCCGGCCGGCGACCAGCCGCAGGCGATCGCCGAGCTGATCGGGGGTCTGCAGAAGGGCGAGCGCGACCAGGTGCTGCTCGGCGTGACCGGATCGGGCAAGACCTACACCATGGCCCAGGTCATCCAGACCCTGCGGCGGCCGACCCTGATCCTGGCGCCCAACAAGACCCTGGCCGCGCAGCTCTACGGCGAAATGCTCGGGTTCTTCCCGGAGAACGCGGTCGAGTACTTCGTCTCCTACTACGACTACTACCAGCCCGAGGCCTACGTCCCGCGCAGCGACACCTATATCGAGAAGGAGAGCTCGATCAACGAACAGATCGACCGCATGCGCCACTCGGCGACGCGCGCACTGTTCGAGCGCCGGGACGTGGTGATCGTCGCCTCGGTGTCCTGCATCTACGGCATCGGCTCGCCCGAGACCTATTCCCAGATGGTGGTGGACATCAAGACCGGGCAGAGCGTCAACCGCTCGGCGCTGCTCAAGGCCTTCGTCGAGCTGCAGTACAAGCGCAACGACGCCAGCTTTCACCGCGGCACCTTCCGCGCCCGGGGCGACACCCTGGAGATCTTCCCGGCGCACTACGAGGACCGCGCCTGGCGGCTCTCCCTGTTCGGCGACGAGGTCGAGGCGATCTTCGAGTTCGATCCGCTGACTGGCGAGAAGACCGGCGCGCTGGACGAGGTCCGAATCTACGCCAACAGCCACTACGTGACGCCCCGCCCGACCCTCCAGCAGGCCGCCAAGCTGATCAAGCAGGACCTCAAGGCCCGGCTCGAGGAGCTGCGCGAAACCGGCAAGCTCCTGGAGGCGGAACGCCTGGAGCAGCGCACCACCTTCGACCTCGAGATGATCGAGGCGACCGGCTCCTGCGCCGGGATCGAGAACTATTCGCGCTACCTGACCGGCCGAAACCCGGGCGAGCCGCCGCCGACCCTGTTCGAGTACCTGCCAGATGACGCCCTGCTGGTGGTCGACGAGAGCCACGTCACCGTGCCCCAGCTCCACGGCATGTTCCGGGGCGACTACGCGCGCAAGTCGACCCTGGCGGAGTACGGCTTCCGCCTGCCCTCCTGCATCGACAACCGGCCGCTGAAGTTCGAGGAGTGGGAGGTCATGCGCCCGCCCACGGTCTTCGTCTCGGCCACGCCGGGCTCCTGGGAGCTGAACCAGACCGGCGGCGTCTTCGTCGAGCAGATCATCCGGCCGACCGGGCTGATCGACCCGGTCTGCATCGTGCGCCCCACCGAGAGCCAGGTCGACAACCTGATCGCCGAGTGCCAGGCGACGGTCGAAAGCGGCGCCCGGGTGCTGGTGACCACCCTGACCAAACGCATGGCCGAGGACCTGACCGAGTACCTCCACGAGGCCGGCCTCAAGGTGCGCTACATCCATTCGGACGTCGATACCCTGGAGCGGATCGAGATCATCCGCGACCTCAGGCTCGGCGTATTCGACGTGCTGGTCGGCATCAACCTGCTGCGCGAGGGCCTCGACATCCCCGAGTGCGCCCTGGTCTGCATCCTGGACGCGGACAAGGCCGGCTACCTGCGCTCGACCACGGCGCTGGTCCAGACCATCGGGCGGGCGGCGCGCAACATCGACGGCCGGGTCATCCTCTACGCCGACGAGATGACCGACAGCCTGCAGGCCGCCCTCGAGGAGACCAACCGGCGCCGCGAGAAGCAGCAGGCCTACAACGCCGCCCACGACATCACGCCGGAATCTGTGCGCAAGGGCATCTCGGACATCCTGCAAAGCGTCTACTCCGGCGACCACGTGACGGTCCAGACCGGCGACGACGAGACGCCCCACCTGATCGGCCACAACCTGCAGAACCACCTGGCCGACCTGGAGCAGAGGATGCGCGAGGCCGCCGCGGAATTGGAGTTCGAGGAAGCCGCCCGGCTGCGCGACGAGATCCGCCGCCTGGAGACCAAGGACCTGGAGCTGCCGAGCGAGGGCGGCTTCGCCGCCCGCGTGGCGCGGGCCGACGCCGGGAGCAAGAGTCGCAAGGCGCGGCGCCGAAGCCGGCGCCGGCCCTGAACCGGCACCCGGGCCGCCGCCGGCGCCAGCCGGGCGGCGGGCAACCTCCTGATTCTAAATCCCAAATCGCCGAGCTCGACGGGCCGTGGGCGGCACTCCTTAATCATGCCTTAACACCTTGCGTGGCATACCTCGACGGCAGAATTTGCCGCCCGCGAGCATGAAATCATGAGAACTCGATCAAACCGGTCCCAGGTTTCGCGTCCTGCCGCCTGGAGAAAACCGCTGCTCGGCGCCGCGGTCGCCGCCGGACTGGCCGGCTGCGCGGCGGCGGAGCAGAGCACCCAGGTCTACGACCAGCAGCAGCGGGCGAACCTGGCGCTGGAAGCGGTGATCGAGGCGGCGCAACGCAAGAATCCGGGCCAGGTCGACGCCCTGGAACAGAGCGCGGTCGCGCTGCGCGTCGCCTGCGCCGCCCTGCAAGACGCCGAATACTCTTCCTACGACGCTCCTGTGGATCTCTCCGTGAAGGTCGCCGCCTACGGCACCCTGGACACTTGCGCCGCCAAGGCCACGGAAATCGAAGACCTGCTCTGGCGGATCGACCCCTTCACCGCCGGTCACTACCTGGAACACCCCATGGTCTCGGTCGCCGAGAGCGACCCCAAAGCGCGTCTAGACCTGTATCGGACGCCGGATTTCGCCTACCGTTGAGCCTCCGGGCTGGATCCTAGGATTACGGCAGAATCACGCGATTGATGGGGCGCGCCGGGCGCGCCCGTCGCGCTCTGCGCTCTGCGGTCGAGAGGCGTTCCCCGATGGGCGAGAAGATGCGGAAGACCGACGCCGAGTGGCGCCGTCTCCTGACCCGCGAGCAGTACGCCGTGACCCGGCGGGGCGGCACGGAACCGGCCTTCTCCGGCAGCTACCACGACAGCAAGACCCCGGGTGTCTACGGCTGCGTCTGCTGCGCGGCGCTGCTCTTCGACTCGGCCACGAAGTTCAACTCCGGCACCGGCTGGCCCTCGTTCTGGCAGCCGATCAGCCCCGATTGCCTGGAGACCCGGATCGACCGGAGCCTCTTTATGGTGCGCACCGAGGTGCTCTGCGCGCGCTGCGACGCCCACCTCGGCCACGTGTTCGAGGACGGCCCCCGGCCGACCGGCCTG
This window of the Kiloniellales bacterium genome carries:
- the msrP gene encoding protein-methionine-sulfoxide reductase catalytic subunit MsrP — its product is MLVRIKRGWELPERAATPESLYLNRRSLVRGLAAGTILGATSGLLAACDEAPAPTAQASEPDPSASLYPVQRNLRYRLDREITPESDATTYNNYYEFGSSKTIWKKAQALPIRPWTVTLDGLVEQPIEIEIDDLLAKMPLEERLYRHRCVEAWAMAVPWSGFPLKALVDFARPLSGAQYVKMYTFLDPEVAPGQKTPWYPWPYVEGLSMAEATNELAFIATGIYGKPMPKQNGTPLRLAVPWKYGFKAIKGLVRFEFTAERPKSFWETIQGKEYGFWANVNPEVAHPRWSQATERMLGSDERVPTLLYNGYEEYVADLYKGMENERLFM
- a CDS encoding peptidoglycan-binding domain-containing protein; its protein translation is MRTLVLTTVLLVLAACEHLPERQPDKVKTRTVEASKETRIWAHGRWKRGTADKCFAKRIEVKLVEQPAHGKVRLKPVERKPRSCANRVEHLGIFYTAKAGYSGADSFSYLRVNPDSGRSQLYLIKLKIAQGYSPALVREIQRLLAAQGYQPGPADGQMGPKTRGAIRAFEAAKGLKTTGEPSEALVQRLRDES
- a CDS encoding Lrp/AsnC family transcriptional regulator; translation: MRRVKLDRIDVRILKDLQDDGRITNVELASRAGISAPPCLRRVRALEEAGYITAYHAQLDPEKLGFEVMFFALVGLDSQAEQVLKEFEAMAESWPEIRECHMARGPHDFVLKIVANNTAHENELTTRLTAAPHVATVQTMQVIRTAKDQPGVPLDPESVPLEA
- the greA gene encoding transcription elongation factor GreA; amino-acid sequence: MGDKVPMTAQGWASLEEELKHLKSVARPEVIRAIAEAREHGDLSENAEYHAARERQSFIEGRVAELEDKMARAEVIDIATLSGDTVKFGATVTLVDEDTDEKIRYQLVGELEADVKGGRLAITAPLARAIIGKQVGDSVEVNTPKGEKSYEILKVAYV
- a CDS encoding LysR family transcriptional regulator — translated: MDWDKLRIFHAVAEAGSFTHAGDRLNLSQSAVSRQISALEDSLKVPLFHRHARGLMLTEQGELLYRTAHEVFGKLAMTEAQLTESKDRPKGPLKISTTVAFGSTWLAPRMREFIEVYPEIEVHLILTDKELDLAMREADVAIRLSPPRQADLIQRHLLTMHMHIYAAASYLKKNGLPAAPEELDEHSIIVYGHDTRPPVPDVNWLLRIGRKDNHLRRPAMTVNNVYAVMRAVQSGAGLGALPEFMVQDGNDLVTVLPELEGPQIDTYFVYPEELRTSKRTAVFRDFLLRKIAESKF
- a CDS encoding ATP-binding protein, with amino-acid sequence GDLMARVVQLYQYQFDNKEIAVETDIGERAGHVRGDRDKLLLVLRNLIQNAAQYATPGGRVKISAARVGDGVEVSFVNPAAGIGAQDLDLIFERFHRAEKSRSRDSGGAGIGLSIVKELVEAHGGRIGAGSQGGEVRIWFTLPA
- the trxB gene encoding thioredoxin-disulfide reductase, which produces MTQEHHSKVLVLGSGPAGYTAAIYAARANLSPMLVEGLQVGGQLSITTDVENYPGFAEAIQGPWLMDQMKAQAGNVGTTMLFDTIVEVDLSRRPFRCLGDSGDRYLAETLVIATGAQARWLGLESETRLRGAGVSACATCDGFFFRGKEVAIVGGGNTAVEEALFLTNFASKVTLIHRRDSLRAEKIMQDRLFRNDKVELVWNHVVDEVLGGGEPPAVTGVRLRDVASGATSELPADGLFIAIGHDPATQLFKGQLEMDAEGYILTAPDSTATAVPGVYAAGDVRDKVYRQAVTAAGMGCMAALEAERFLAEQEASAVQAAQ